A portion of the Juglans microcarpa x Juglans regia isolate MS1-56 chromosome 1D, Jm3101_v1.0, whole genome shotgun sequence genome contains these proteins:
- the LOC121241638 gene encoding uncharacterized protein LOC121241638, whose protein sequence is MDRGNSAEDKGSIHLQIAELQKLGETSSSSGTTIFEPQSSIEKRDSSNVDSVPPTLPAVRAPEKKLTLFALRLAVLEKAATGLGTLGFIWATVVLLGGFAITLDKTDFWFITIILVIEGTRIFSRSHELEWQNQATWSITDAGINSFRALRSSSHLLIGNVKAIFQPMYLVRKQSKHARESTGIDDAASPGLGTDHRQRMPTRTWKSSDVPLLPFSQWVFLARNVSKFLYWLQLLSATACVVLSLIKLVKHNYGEVQKGDTDKKNRQSALNIFYSLALAEALLFLMERAYWEWKVSYCRLLDEVIKECELGPTGMVSIRRFFYDAYSRCVNGSIFDGLKMDMVTFAMDLLASNSPDEQLIGVRVLQQFALNERFSNDTLQKIGINISLIERIVEMLNWSDPQDEEIRRSAAEILSKLAGKKQNSLRIAGIPGAMESISSLLQTNRSSSGAADEISEKNIILDNANYGFWTFNHLGLCILKKLACDHDNCGKIGNTRGLLPKIIDFTHAEERLLKDKNVVATQIRTVKRSLQVVKMLVNTTGATGKHLRREISEIVFTISYIRDILKYGERYPKLQKLGIDILTSLALEEDATERIGGTGGVLKELLNIFFKPGMPENRNHVKIAAGEALAMLSLESKSNCYRILKMHALVRLVGALEVPLLRINAARVLRNLCSYSGVDCFNHLKGVTAAAPTVLRAIMLEENKLQEVMLGLAAHAFKFLTSQESSIMFEREVTEAELADKLVHILKQHQYPPIKIPRIRRFTIELAIWMMRDKVTNVRIFKNLGMEKVLEAVLETTAELESFNIFSGTVGINRHSTTIHSLVETALKLLEEG, encoded by the exons ATGGATCGTGGGAATTCTGCAGAAGATAAAGGAAGCATTCATCTACAGATAGCTGAGCTTCAAAAGCTCGGTGAAACGTCCTCGAGTTCGGGTACCACAATTTTTGAACCACAGAGTAGTATCGAGAAGAGAGACAGCAGCAATGTAGATTCTGTTCCTCCAACATTACCAGCAGTTCGTGCACCTGAAAAGAAGCTTACTCTCTTTGCCCTACGGCTTGCAGTTCTTGAGAAAGCAGCTACAGGCCTTGGAACTCTTGGGTTCATCTGGGCAACGGTTGTTCTTCTGGGTGGCTTTGCCATCACTTTGGATAAAACCGACTTTTGGTTTATTACCATCATCCTGGTGATTGAGGGCACTCGTATATTCAGCAGGAGCCATGAGCTTGAATGGCAAAACCAAGCCACATGGTCAATCACAGACGCCGGAATCAACAGTTTCCGGGCACTGAGATCCAGCTCACACCTCCTGATCGGAAATGTAAAAGCAATTTTCCAGCCCATGTATTTAGTGCGGAAGCAAAGTAAACACGCGCGAGAATCAACAGGAATAGATGATGCAGCAAGTCCTGGACTCGGTACTGATCATCGCCAAAGAATGCCAACTAGAACATGGAAAAGTTCAGATGTTCCTCTTCTACCGTTTTCTCAATGGGTTTTCCTCGCCAGAAATGTCAGCAAGTTTCTCTATTGGCTCCAACTTCTATCTGCAACAGCGTGTGTGGTCCTCTCATTGATAAAACTCGTCAAGCATAACTATGGAGAGGTACAAAAAGGAGACACTGACAAGAAGAACCGGCAATCAGCTCTCAATATTTTCTATTCCTTGGCATTAGCAGAAGCACTGTTGTTTCTAATGGAGAGAGCTTACTGGGAATGGAAGGTCAGCTACTGTAGACTGTTGGATGAAGTAATTAAAGAATGCGAGTTGGGACCTACAGGTATGGTTTCAATTAGGAGGTTCTTCTATGATGCCTATTCAAGATGTGTAAACGGAAGCATTTTTGATGGATTGAAAATGGACATGGTTACTTTTGCTATGGATCTCTTGGCTTCGAACTCCCCTGATGAGCAGCTCATTGGAGTTAGAGTACTTCAACAATTTGCATTAAACGAGCGGTTTTCTAATGACACCCTCCAAAAAATAGGGATAAATATATCTTTGATAGAGAGAATAGTAGAGATGTTGAATTGGTCAGATCCACAAGATGAAGAGATCAGGCGATCGGCAGCAGAAATATTGTCAAAACTAGCAGGCAAAAAGCAAAACTCCCTTCGGATTGCTGGCATACCTGGTGCTATGGAATCAATATCATCTTTGCTCCAAACCAATAGAAGCAGCAGTGGTGCAGCCGATGAAATCagtgaaaaaaatatcatcCTAGACAATGCAAATTACGGATTCTGGACATTTAATCATTTGGGACTTTGTATTCTGAAGAAACTTGCATGTGACCATGATAACTGTGGGAAAATTGGAAATACAAGAGGCCTCCTACctaaaatcatagattttaCACATGCTGAAGAGAGACTGTTGAAGGATAAAAATGTTGTGGCAACTCAGATTCGGACAGTGAAACGGTCCTTGCAAGTGGTGAAGATGCTGGTAAACACAACTGGTGCCACAGGAAAACATCTTCGAAGAGAAATTTCGGAGATAGTTTTCACCATCAGCTACATTAGAGATATTCTAAAGTATGGAGAGAGATACCCCAAACTGCAAAAACTTGGCATAGATATCTTAACCAGTCTTGCGCTGGAAGAGGATGCAACAGAGAGGATTGGGGGCACAGGTGGAGTTTTGAAGGAGTTgttaaacatttttttcaaaccGGGAATGCCAGAGAATCGGAATCATGTAAAAATTGCCGCTGGAGAAGCACTAGCAATGCTGTCTTTAGAAAGCAAAAGTAACTGCTATCGTATTTTGAAGATGCATGCTCTGGTAAGACTTGTTGGAGCACTGGAAGTCCCTTTACTTCGTATAAATGCAGCAAGGGTTCTAAGAAATTTGTGCTCGTACAGTGGTGTAGATTGCTTCAACCACTTAAAGGGGGTAACAGCCGCAGCACCTACA GTGCTTCGGGCAATCATGTTAGAAGAGAATAAATTACAGGAAGTCATGCTAGGACTAGCAGCACATGCTTTTAAATTCCTGACTTCTCAGGAGTCGAGCATCATGTTTGAGAGAGAAGTAACTGAGGCTGAATTGGCTGATAAATTAGTCCACATTCTGAAGCAGCACCAATATCCACCAATTAAAATTCCAAGAATAAGGAGGTTTACCATAGAGTTGGCGATATGGATGATGAGAGATAAGGTAACAAATGTTCGTATTTTCAAGAATTTGGGGATGGAGAAGGTGCTGGAGGCTGTCTTGGAGACCACAGCAGAGCTTGAAAGCTTTAATATTTTCTCCGGTACCGTTGGAATTAATCGGCACAGCACAACAATTCACTCACTCGTTGAAACTGCTTTGAAGTTGTTGGAGGAGGGGTAA